The Fusarium oxysporum Fo47 chromosome II, complete sequence genome includes a region encoding these proteins:
- a CDS encoding glycoside hydrolase superfamily has translation MQPATVTTVVLALVTNVAAQAQGTAIVDLAKNHGPAQALGSGFIYGWPDNGTSVDTSIPDYLVTGIKFNANRGGGAQIPSLGWARGGYEGYLGRFNSTLSNYRTTRNYNAEFILLPHDLWGADGGQGSSSPFPGDNGNWTEMELFWNQLVSDLKSHNMLEGLVIDVWNEPDIDIFWDRSWPQFLEYYNRATELLRKALPGTLLSGPAMAHSPILSDDKWHTWLQSVAGNKTVPDHFSWHQIGAWEREPDTTIPDFTTLRAQYGVPEKPIDVNEYAAVDEQNPGNSVYYLSQLERHDIRGLRANWGSGSNLHNWMGNLVYSTTGTSEGTYYPNGEWQVYKYYAAMVGKRLLTKASPDLKFDVFATKEGHKIKILAGTRTVQAKYSIKVSGLEAVGLPKKGTAKVRTYRFDWAGPNGKADGPLDLGEQKYTYSSNTLIISVSPPPNATAFAYEFSI, from the exons ATGCAGCCCGCCACTGTCACCACTGTGGTGCTGGCTCTAGTCACCAACGTCGCTGCACAGGCACAAGGCACAGCAATTGTCGACCTCGCCAAGAACCATGGACCAGCACAGGCTCTCGGATCAGGTTTCATCTACGGCTGGCCTGATAACGGAACAAGCGTCGACACCTCGATCCCAGATTACTTGGTGACTGGCATCAAGTTCAACGCAAATCGCGGCGGCGGTGCTCAGATCCCATCGTTAGGTTGGGCTCGAGGAGGCTATGAAGGGTACCTCGGCCGCTTCAACTCAACTTTATCCAACTACCGCACCACGCGCAATTACAACGCCGAGTTTATCTTGTTGCCTCACGACCTTTGGGGTGCAGATGGCGGACAGGGCTCAAGCTCTCCGTTTCCTGGTGATAATGGTAATTGGACAGAGATGGAGCTATTCTGGAATCAGCTCGTATCCGACTTGAAGTCTCATAACATGTTGGAAGGTCTTGTGATAGACGTTTGGAACGAGCCGGATATTGATATCTTCTGGGATCGCTCGTGGCCTCAGTTTCTGGAGTATTACAATCGGGCGACAGAGCTACTTCG AAAAGCACTTCCAGGAACCCTTCTCAGCGGCCCAGCCATGGCACATTCTCCCATTCTGTCCGATGATAAATGGCATACCTGGTTACAGTCAGTAGCGGGCAACAAGACAGTCCCTGATCATTTCTCTTGGCATCAGATTGGTGCTTGGGAACGTGAGCCCGATACCACAATCCCCGACTTTACTACCTTGCGGGCGCAATACGGTGTTCCTGAAAAGCCAATTGATGTCAATGAGTATGCAGCAGTCGACGAGCAAAATCCAGGCAACTCAGTCTACTACCTTTCTCAACTAGAGCGCCACGACATCCGAGGTCTGCGCGCGAACTGGGGTAGTGGATCCAATCTGCACAACTGGATGGGCAATTTGGTCTACAGCACGACCGGGACGTCAGAGGGCACCTACTATCCCAATGGCGAGTGGCAGGTATACAAGTACTATGCTGCCATGGTAGGAAAGAGACTCTTGACGAAAGCTTCGCCGGATTTGAAGTTTGATGTCTTTGCCACCAAGGAAGGTCATAAAATCAAGATTCTAGCCGGCACCAGAACCGTTCAAGCAAAGTATAGCATCAAAGTCAGCGGCCTGGAAGCAGTAGGACTCCCCAAGAAGGGCACGGCAAAGGTCCGAACTTATCGATTCGACTGGGCCGGGCCGAATGGAAAGGCTGATGGTCCTCTTGATCTGGGGGAGCAGAAGTATACTTATTCGTCCAATACG CTGATAATTTCTGTCAGCCCGCCTCCAAATGCTACAGCCTTCGCTTACGAGTTTTCGATTTAA